The genomic interval GTGTTTACGAGTGATAAACAGCTTCAGTGTTGTTTTCATTACTGTTTCTGTCACTCATGTGGTCAAACAGGATTTGAAAGTGAAAGTGCATGTGTTCTCTGGCTCTATTCATACCTtctccttatttctctctctcgcgctctctctctcaattccTCAGGGGGAGAGGGAAGTATAATAGGAAGTGGTGCTTCAGTAGTTGGAGTGGGATCAGACATTGGGGGAAGTATTCGTATTCCTTGCTTTTTTAATGGCATATTCGGACACAAGCCAACATCAGGTAATGTGTGAGAAACCTCTATAATTTGTGTAGGTAATGCAGAATGTTACAGTACATCCTTAAAGTGTGACCATTAATAAAGTGCTGTGTGTTTGCCTGTGTGTGTCTTCAGGTATAGTCAATAATGCTGGACAGCATCCTCCACCTTCTGGGCAGCAGCCAGGTTTTCTGTGTACTGGCCCCATGTGCCGCTATGCTGAGGATCTAATGCCCATGCTGAGGATCATGGCAGGACCAGCTGCAGAAAAGTAACTTACAGCCACTACagttaataaatgtttaattagatttacagtctgatgtgtgtgtatatatatatatatatatatatatatacacacatcagatgtgtatatgtaaaatagagagagtgagacagagagatgtcCTGATGCATCATTTCCTAGTGAGTAAGTTTAGTCAATGCATCCTCAGTTCATTCAGCAGCATGGTCAGCTGTAATATGGACTGATGAAGCAGCTCTCCTCAGTAGCACTGTGTATTTTTCCCCTGGCTGCAGATTATCCCTCTCTGCTGAGGTTGACCTGAGGAACCTCAGGTTCTTTTCTGTTCCTCATGATGGAGGATCACCGCTCCTCTCTCCGGTAGATCCACAACTGATTCAGGCTCAGAAGAAGGTATGCCTGTGTAATTGGTTCCTTCCTAAAGCTAACAGGCTTCATATAACAACCAGTTTCCTATAACGTGTCCctgtattccaggtggttgagcGTCTGGAGGCTGACCTTGGGATCAAAGTTAAAGAAGTGCGTATCCCTCAGCTGAAATACTCCTTTCAGATTTGGGGAGCCATGATGTCCTCGCCTGGCAAGGATGGGAAGGtactgcatgtgtgtttgtacacTTTCACAATGTTAACTCTGCTGAGAAGAGTCAGTAAAACAAGGTCAGATGGTCTTGAATATCCTGCTTGCTCAGTAGctcaaaaaatataataatgtcaTTTTTGGGATTCGCGTACGCTCCCGTTTTTGTTCATTCGCCATTACAAGAAAAATGGGAAATTAGCTacacttcattttcattttaggcatttggctgacgctcttatccagagtggtTTACAATTAGATCAATTCTCAATAGGCAAAGGCAGTGTTAagagtctagcccaaggactcttattggtatagtgtagggtgcatatcctggtgggggattgaaccccagtctaccccaggcagaggtgttacccactacactaaccaaccacacttcAGTGTTTTCATCCTAATGCTTCGTTCATGTTTGTGGGAGACAGATGACAGAAACTGGGTGTTCTGTCGTTTTCTTGTTGAATTTCAGATGAATTTTCAGACAAAAATAAGAGTACAGAGTAAATAACCAGTCTACACTGCTGAAGCTCTTCTCTGATCATTTCATCCACTTTTGCTGGTAATGCTGTCACCATGCCAGCATTTCCGTGGCTTCATGCTGCTGATGATTGCATGCTGCTATGAAGCGCAGAATGCCAGATTTTGTAATGCAAATGTGTGAGCGTAGCATAGGACACAGTGTAATATACTATTTCATTCTAACATAAAAtaatccaaaacaaaaaaatccacGTCTGCACATCCATGGTGGGCTATAGAATGTACATAAAAGCTTAAGGGTATCACTGCAAACGGCAGACTCTACAATTGGGTGTTGTCACATCTTGAAGGACTGTGGGATATGAAGCAAGTGGAATTTAACAAGCCAGTTTTAATACTGACTCAGTTATTTGGAGGGGTATGAGTTTTGGAGGAAGAGGGGCTGCATGTCTCCAGTCAGTGGGAAGCAGTGggaaactttgaaaaaaaactggaaattaAGGtgggaaaatgaaaaatcatgTGGCTACTTGAAAACTGATTTTTCCTCTTTCAGTCTCCTACTACATTTGCAGAGCTCATGGGTGGAGGAAAGAGGGTGTGGCCTGCGTGGGAGCTGTTCAAATGTATGCTAGGAGTGTCCCCTCACACCGTGGCTGCTATAGGtttgtatctctgtgtgtgtgtgtgtgtgtgtgtaaatgtgttggagCTTTAATTGGGTCTCACAATTTGAACCGAACCCCAGTGCAGCCTGAAAACATTCTGCCCAACCAAGTCCAACTCGACTTACAGTTTAGAATCAGTCCCAACTGTAGGCCCAGCAAAATTTTGTCCAAAACTGACCAGTACTTGCAGTACTTCGCTAATAAGGATGAGGGATCTACAACATAAACATGTCTATTTCagttactgtccaaaatgaccagctAAGTTTGTAACAGTAATGTTGGTGCAGTAAAAttatggtaaatctgaaaagtttctgaaaaatatattgGGAACTGTTTTGCCTTAGATCACCTCGCATGTACCACTCtatctttttaaagaatagGTGTTAGTCGAAACCTTATCCTGAAACggtcataaaacagtgtctcggatatcaggcagtgtatttgttactgttttgtgcagtataaaaaaaatattagtaataataataaaatatattattagaaaataattttaaaatgttattactAGTAATTGTAATGAAAAGAAGAACATAATGATAGAATATCTAACATTTAATTTTCAATgaagtcagtctctctctctctctctctctctctctctgtctctctctctctctctctctctgtctctctctctctctctctctctctgtctctctctctctctctctctgtctctctctctctctctctctctctctctctctctctctctctgtctctctctctgtctctcctctctctctctctgtctctctctctctctctctctctctctctctctgtctctctctctgtctctctctgtctctctctctgtctctgtctctctctctgtgtctctctctctctctctctctctctctctctctctctctgtctctctctctctctctctgtctctctctctgtctctctctctctctgtctctctgtctctctctctgtctctctctctctctctctctctctctctctctctctctctctctctctctctctgtctctctctctgtctctctctctgtctctctctttgtctctctctctctctgtctctctctctctctgtctctctctctctgtctctctctctgtctctctctctctctgtctgtctctctgtctctcaggtcTGGCGCTGGTGGAGATGTTTCAGAGCTCACAGCCGTCTCAGTTTATCCTGCAGCAGAAGGAGAGCCTGCAGAGAGAGCTAGAGGAGCTGCTAGGCACAGATGGAGTGCTGCTGTACCCGTCTCACCCTCAACTTGCCCCAAAACACCACCAACCCATATTCACCCCCTTCAACTTCTCCTACACAGGTGAGCCcctagttttgttttgttttttattcaccCATCCTTTTGAGCTGGGGAGCTCAATTTGCGTTTTAAGGGCTGCAGCCCTGCATcgtgatttccctgctcaaacattCAGCTAGATCCCTTCCAGACTAAAGCTGAGCACCCCATGTTTAGTGACTGTAGACTTGTATGACTGGAATTAAACATAGTCCTGGATTACATTTTCCCTGCAATGCAGATTCTCCTTCCAGAATGCTGTGTAATCTAGggctaggcttaatccctgacCAGTAAACTGACCCTGTATACATTACTATCATTTACCCTCCTTTTACATTTGCTGAGATCTTAAATATGTGTCTTTCCGtctttctgtccatctatctccttgttctttatttgtctctgtctttctgcaggAATCTTTAACATCCTGGGCCTACCGGTAACCCAGTGTCCACTGGGGCTCAGTGTGGAGGGCTTGCCACTGGGACTGCAGCTTGTGGCAGGAAAGCTGCAGGACCGGCTCCCTCTGGCCACTGCACTGTACTTGGAGAAAGCTTTCGGTGGCTGGAGAGACCCAGGCGACAGAGCACATACAGCAGAAAACACCTTGAATACCCCAAAATCCAGCAGTAACGCCACATAAACCTTACACACAAGCTAATATAACCACTCTAACTACCCAAAGCTTACAGTTAAATGTGTCTTTTACACATTGATGAGTGTTCTGTCCACATATGGCATTTTTGGAAGCTTGTTCATCAGCTTAAGACAGTTTTTTGTGCATTCGGTAGAGCACAAACTTTAGCTACTATACTGTTGTAAGACAATTCAATATAGGCTTAAACGAGCACAATATTCAAATGGGGAGTATTTACCTAACAGCTATACCCATTTCCTTGAACCTACTACTAGAAGCGCTGTTTAGCAAAGCAGAGTGGAGCCCTGCCGCTGGggtcaggttcagatcagaaaTATGTCGGGGGGGGGGGCCATGGCTTCTCAAAGCATTTGGCTACATGTGCTCTGAATGCAGGGTCGCTCTCTTCTCCGTCATTATGGAATGTAATCCGGTGAGTTTGTATGCAATGTTGCCAGATTGAATAGCTTTCCATGCAATTGGGCCGTTTTTAGTTGGGGCGCAATAGGATCAGGCCAGAAGTTTGGGCTACACATAATATAATGCCATAACGTCTTTCCATGCCCATCAAAATACTGACCAACTAAATTGCATCCACTCCTATTTAGAGGATGCCACGTCCCTAGTATGTGTTCCATGTGTGAATGTttttagatgtttgttttttttttatcttccaTTTGTGAATGGTTTAATACCACTAAGACTACTAAGCTTTAATATAAGCTGTTACAGTACTTCAAGATGAGCAAATTCTCACCTCAGTCTACTCAAACACTTTAATACCCCTTAAGAGGGAAGTACACAGTTAGCAcacagtgtgactgtgtgatATTTCAGGACAGATTTCTTGCAcgattgaattgaattcagcattttctgctgataatGGCCCAATATTGATACCAGGCATTGAATTAATGCATTGCTGATGCGTTACAATGATTCATCCACTGTTGCATCATTTTGGTTGTAAACAATATTGTGAAAATCctgaagtgtttaaaatttAAGGTGTTAAGCTGTTTAATAGTTTGGGCAGGTTTTATGGCcttcaggtgttttttgagcagtttGGAAAACATTCAACCTATCTGGCAACCCTGTATCCATGTAGATGTGTGGCATAATCAGACGTCAGGTTGTTTTCCGCAAGTGTGCTGATGTGTTTGCCAGTGCCGCATATCCAGTTCTGCTAAAAGACATGCTACATTGTCCTAGAGGAGAGGTGTACCAACTTTCACCCTTGACTCTGCTGATGAGGGCTATgaataaaatggttaaaatggtTTACCTTGTCATTTATGAAAGAGTAATGTAGTTGAAAAATGACTTCAATTCATAAAGCAAAGTGTTGGGCACATCCACACAGGCCAGTGTGTGCAGTATATTGTCATCCTGCCTTTCTGAATCAGTTGTGTTGCCCTGCTGTGTCTCTTACAAATACCTATCAGAAGCATATGCTGGGAGACCACTGAGTGTGACCACTGAGTGTTGTTcctacagtaacaaaaacatctgtGACTACTTCTCGCAAATGTTAGTGCTTCTAATTAAAGAGCCACAGTGAATCTGCTTCATCTGGTGGAGTGACAAGATGACCAAATGACCGCCGCAGTAGGCACTGGTCTTAAAGATCCAAATGCTTGCCTGTTGATAGATTTCTGAGCTTTCAGTCAGTACAGTCTTTTCTTTAGCATAAAAAGTGGGTTAACGATGCAAAAACAGTCTAAACGTTCTCTATTGCATAGATTCATGTAATAAATCCACGCATGTCTAGGTGAATAAACACGGCATATGTCTATTTAAAAAACGTTACTACTTGATTGCtcacatttattttcagaatAGCGATGACACATGTGGAGAAAAATAACTACGTTACCACGGCGATGTGCATGCGTGTGGTACGTCCTACCTCCGAGGGAAATTTAAAACTTTTGTGGCCTAAAGTTTCATTTAGACAAGGGTGAAATAAATGATccaaaatctttaaaaaagtaataaaatattcagaattttgagactttttaacaaaaaaaaacccctctGGATTTTTCAGTCAGTCAGAAGTTATGGTAAATTTAGTGATGAGTGTGATGTAGCATTATTAAGCATTTTATATAACCTATAACCTGTTTCACTTTACTCTGGATTAGACTGTCAGAGCTGATTTCCAGGTTTATTTAAGAGTAAGGCAATCTAGAACTCGAAGTCGAAAAGGAAAAGCAAAGGTGTCAAAACAGATTCAGTtaaaaagaacaacaaagaaGTATAAAAAGTCAAGCAAAggtttaaaatacaaaaaaaaaaacaaaacaatgcaacAAAACTGGCAATGCTCTGCGCTGAAGTGCTGTGTTTGGGGAGTGTCTGAGGTGAGGCTGATTGGGGCACTACTAAGATGCGGGGGGCATGACCACATCAATTTGTGAcgtatttaaacatttaaacaagtATTCGGGAACGGAAAACTCTGGTGGCCAAATGGGGGATTGCTGGCAACTTCTCTTCAAGATCAAGGAGTTGCAGGAcgacctgaaagcagcagaacCGACGTTTACAGCTAGAATAAAAAGCATGAATTGCAGCACACTCATCTCTATTCCTGCGCCCCAGGGAAACCCCTCTGTTACAAAATCTGAAGAAGCGAAGGCGCTAGCATGACGTGGTCAATCTCTTGACCCGATTCCCATTGAGAATTCTCAGAGAGCCCCTTGTAATCTTGGAGAATTGAAGGTGGTTTGCCGAGTGGAACGGGCCACAGCGCTGCAAAAAGAGAATTACTGCTTACCGTgctttattattaatttgtggTGTCTAAATACATTTTCCCTATTCATTTAGCCTTATTAATAAGTCGTAaataattgctgttattttctgtaaaataaatgctATATCAACAATCAACACACAATTTCTTTTGTGAACAGCAAggatttcatcattttttcCTATTATTAAATTATGTATAATATGCTATTTTTAGGGAATCCTTAATAAGGGATTATCTAGCTCCAGATTTGATCACTTTTCAAACGCAAGGCATTCTGGATGATcagctaatgttttttttttttttttcatttagtaAACCTATAAAGTAGCAGAGTTATTATGTGCTGTCAAGTTCTCCTGGTTATGTCTCCTTGCGGTTCTCCTGATGACCCTATGGGAAATGTTTTTCCAGAATGTCTTGTGCTCTGTTTGGGTCTTTAGGCTTCTTCTTCTTGAGCGGTGGTGTGTTCATGATTATTCTGACTGAAGtcatccatcatcttcctctCTTACCTACAGGTGTTCTAAGCATACTTGTCTTTTCCAATCAGTTGGTTGTTCTCAGAATATGTGCAGAATGGGAGAGCTTCAGTTTTGTTGTCTGGGTGTTGAGTGAGATGTGAGGCCTCAGTTCAAAGGCATCAGTATTTTATCCAGTATTTTGTCCAGCTTTCATATCCATAAACAGACAATATAAAAGACCACAGACTGACCAGCTCTGTCATTTGTCTGTAGAGATAATTGTAGGGTAGTCGCACTGTAACAGAATTTATCCATACATGTTTCTTGTTTCTTCATATATATAAACCCAGTGAGATGCACAGTAGTAACAAAGATAAACCAACATTAAGCCACCATGAGCTGCTAGAACAGCTTCAGTGCACCTTGATAGAGATTCTGCGAGTCTCTGGAACTGAACCGGAGGGATGGAACACCGTTCTTCCAAAACCTGCTCTCTCAGTTCGTGCCTTGATGATTTTGATAGAGAGTGCTGTCTAAAATGTGTTCAGTTGCGTGGGGATGAGGTGTAATGAGGGTTTTATGTACTGTAACGATACTGTAACAGTAGTTGTGGGTGCACTGTTCTTGCTGACACGCTCTGATTGTGTTGGAGGACACAAACACAGTGATGCTAGAATTTAAACCATAGTTCTTATTCTTTTTCCACCATAATAAAACTGCTGGTAGGCTATCAAACACATTATCTGAACACCACTTCATGCTCGAGCTTGTTCGGTAAATGCAGGCACACTGTAGTGGCAGCTTCTCTCTTGAGAACTCAGCAGAGTGGCACACAAAGATCAAGGACTTTATGTGCAGGTAAGTGATATGACCTGGTGCTTTGATGATTGAAAACGTGATATGAAACgatgacatttttcagttcaaTGCTAATGACTGTTAGGGTCCATTCAGTAGGCAGAGTAGTGACCGCAATATAAGAGTTCTGAGTTAGTGCCATTGGATTGTGGCTAAATTATTATGTTGAATGTTTTTAGTCTAGATTTAGGCTTAATCCCTTACATTTAGAACAATGCAAATTGGCTGAGTTACTCTTAAAATCTAAGAGTGAAGGTTGGAAGTCTGGGCATTTGAAGGGTTAATCTGGATCTGAAAAAACTGGGCGTTAAAGTGTAAGAATAAAATAGTCTAGATCCAAGCTTCCACATGATTGACATACGGGTTCTTCTAGGGTCAGTTTCCTGGGCAAGGATTAAGCCTAGCCCTAGACTACATTTTCCTTTCAGTAGAGAATCCTTTAGATTTCTTTTGTCAGTTTCATCAAGGTTCATCAACATTACACCTGGCTGTGTTCTCAGTGCTTTCCTAGCTACAGTCGACAGTAGGCAGTTGAATATTGATTAGATCAAGTTCGCTTACGAAAGATTTTTCCATGAATTAGTTACATAAATTCATTCAGTGGCCAGACCTGCATTGTATCTGCACTGTTTGTCCTTTTTATCATCTCCAATCTAAGGGTCCATTGTGCAGTTCGACTATAGCCCATTGTAGTCCACCTGAGCAGGGGCGtgcaatcttatccacaaagggcccaTGAGGTTGCAGGAtttcattccaaccaagcagGAGCTGCTTCTACCCTTCAAACTGTCAAACAGTTGGTCAGGTGTGCGGCTACTTTGGTGGAATGAAAACCGACCGGTTCTTCTCAGGCCCAAAGATCCTACAGTTTAAAAGCTcaaatgtctttgtgttatAATGTAAGTTGAGTGGATCATAATATCCCTGCACATTCACTGCCACCTTGCAAATGCATGTCTTTCATAGGCAGTTGCACTTTTGAAAGCTCCTAAACGACATGTTATGACTACCTGTGGACCACAGTCTTCTTCTCACATTTCCAAACGAATTAATTagagatctctctctctctctctctcgctctctctctctctctctcgctctctctctccctctctctctatctctctcactctctctctctctctctctctcgctctctctcgctctcgctctctctctctccctctctctctctctctctctctctcgctctctctctctcgctctctctctctctctctctctcgctctctctctccctctctctctctctctctctctctcgctctctcgctctcgctctctctctctccctctctctctctctctctctcgctctcgctctctctctctccctc from Pygocentrus nattereri isolate fPygNat1 chromosome 5, fPygNat1.pri, whole genome shotgun sequence carries:
- the faah2a gene encoding fatty-acid amide hydrolase 2-A translates to MAMTRFERLLGLLLRAAVRVFLAVFELFAPQRGSAEQPRLPPISSPLLRVPAIHLARQIRRKEVTSVEVVQAYIDRIQEVNPLINALVKDRFAAALQEAAQVDKLIEEETGGEDVLEDRLPLLGVPVTVKEAFALQGMPNSTGLLSRRTVISGVDAPSVALLKRAGAIPLGVTNCSELCMWLESHNHLYGITRNPYNLGRIAGGSSGGEGSIIGSGASVVGVGSDIGGSIRIPCFFNGIFGHKPTSGIVNNAGQHPPPSGQQPGFLCTGPMCRYAEDLMPMLRIMAGPAAEKLSLSAEVDLRNLRFFSVPHDGGSPLLSPVDPQLIQAQKKVVERLEADLGIKVKEVRIPQLKYSFQIWGAMMSSPGKDGKSPTTFAELMGGGKRVWPAWELFKCMLGVSPHTVAAIGLALVEMFQSSQPSQFILQQKESLQRELEELLGTDGVLLYPSHPQLAPKHHQPIFTPFNFSYTGIFNILGLPVTQCPLGLSVEGLPLGLQLVAGKLQDRLPLATALYLEKAFGGWRDPGDRAHTAENTLNTPKSSSNAT